A stretch of the Glandiceps talaboti chromosome 23, keGlaTala1.1, whole genome shotgun sequence genome encodes the following:
- the LOC144453087 gene encoding ADP-ribosylation factor GTPase-activating protein 2-like isoform X2, which yields MADPTKTDIQTIFKRLRSIQTNKICFDCGAKNPSWATVTYGVFLCIDCSAVHRSLGVHVSFIRSTQLDTSWTWPQLRAMQVGGNANGMVFFRQHGCTTNDTNAKYNSRAAQMYKEKVKKNANDAMRKFGTQLHIDGGASHSPVAKEVDFFKEHTEIENIPSTIPEDDSLNNGSRFVSSTPVAINNSNGLSGAAKLTPDKGDDVDQRAPNVEAALSMSPTTAVAKAEPRKSTIGQRKPASAKKGLGAKKGVGAQKVKLDFDALESQAQKEDQRKQEAAKPKSKEEAEAEMTSMRLAYQDLSVQQKKQEEKLKTTNPKKAQQMERLGMGFGGRSAISHSALSDMSTIQQENPGNKRERLSYDKRSDILEEYDIGFTRGPPRYTDTPFDRSNPRDEWEVVESSSSRVYSILEEVDRDRERDRDRDRDSKSRTKKEYDPPSTSTEAQKKFGNAKGISSDQYFGGESSYEQRANLSRFEASSSISSDDYFGDGRSRSSASSYSTGANLSEIKDGMKEGVVQVAGKLSRLANGVMTTIQDYGA from the exons ATTTGCTTTGACTGTGGTGCAAAAAACCCATCATGGGCAACAGTCACATATGGTGTTTTTCTATGTATTGACTGTTCAGCAGTACACAGGTCATTGGGTGTACATGTTTCTTTTATCAg atcTACTCAACTTGATACCAGCTGGACATGGCCTCAACTACGTGCAATGCAAGTTGGAGGAAATGCCAATGGA ATGGTGTTTTTCCGTCAACACGGTTGTACCACCAACGACACCAATGCTAAATATAACAGTAGAGCTGCCCAGATGTACAAAGAGAAAGTTAAGAAGAATGCCAACGATGCAATGAGGAAATTTGGAACACAG CTTCACATTGATGGAGGAGCATCACATTCTCCTGTAGCAAAAGAAGTTGATTTCTTCAAGGAACACACTGAGATAGAGAATATACCAAGTACAATTCCAGAAGATGATTCACTAAATAATGGTAGTCGTTTTGTATCCTCCACACCAGTAGCAATAAATAATAGTAACGGGCTTAGTGGTGCTGCAAAGCTTACCCCTGACAAAG GTGATGATGTAGACCAGAGGGCACCCAATGTAGAGGCAGCACTCAGTATGTCACCTACCACAGCTGTAGCTAAAGCTGAACCTAGAAAATCAACTATTGGACAACGTAAACCTGCTAGTGCAAAGAAAGGG CTTGGAGCCAAGAAAGGTGTTGGTGCACAGAAAGTAAAGCTGGACTTTGACGCACTTGAATCACAAGCACAGAAAGAAGATCAGAGGAAACAAGAAGCTGCTAAACCTAAGTCTAAGGAAGAAGCTGAGGCTGAAAT GACATCTATGAGATTGGCTTATCAAGATCTGAGTGTCCAACAAAAGAAACAGGAAGAGAAACTGAAGACTACGAATCCTAAGAAAGCCCAGCAAATGGAAAGGTTAGGAATGGGATTTGGTGGCAGAAG TGCAATATCTCACTCAGCATTAAGTGACATGTCAACTATACAACAGGAAAATCCTGGCAACAAACGAGAAAGATTATCATATGACAAACGATCCGATATACTAGAAGAATACGACATTGGCTTCACACGTGGACCCCCTAG GTATACAGACACACCGTTTGATAGGTCTAATCCTAGAGATGAGTGGGAAGTCGTAGAAAGTTCAAGCTCCAGAGTTTACAGTATACTTGAAGAAGTTGACAGAGATAGAGAACGAGACCGAGACCGAGACAGAGATAGCAA aTCCAGGACAAAGAAGGAATATGATCCACCTTCCACATCCACTGAAGCACAAAAGAAATTTGGTAATGCTAAAGGTATATCATCAGACCAGTACTTTGGAGGAGAATCATCG tATGAACAACGAGCCAACTTGTCAAGATTTGAGGCCAGTAGTAGTATATCCAGTGATGACTATTTTGGTGATGGTAGATCACGATCTTCTGCTTCATCATACTCAACGGGAGCTAATTTATCCGAGATTAAAGATGGCATGAAAGAAGGTGTGGTACAAGTGGCTGGAAAACTATCTAGATTAGCTAATGGAGTCATGACAACAATTCAG GACTATGGCGCATAA
- the LOC144453087 gene encoding ADP-ribosylation factor GTPase-activating protein 2-like isoform X1: protein MADPTKTDIQTIFKRLRSIQTNKICFDCGAKNPSWATVTYGVFLCIDCSAVHRSLGVHVSFIRSTQLDTSWTWPQLRAMQVGGNANGMVFFRQHGCTTNDTNAKYNSRAAQMYKEKVKKNANDAMRKFGTQLHIDGGASHSPVAKEVDFFKEHTEIENIPSTIPEDDSLNNGSRFVSSTPVAINNSNGLSGAAKLTPDKGDDVDQRAPNVEAALSMSPTTAVAKAEPRKSTIGQRKPASAKKGLGAKKGVGAQKVKLDFDALESQAQKEDQRKQEAAKPKSKEEAEAEMTSMRLAYQDLSVQQKKQEEKLKTTNPKKAQQMERLGMGFGGRSAISHSALSDMSTIQQENPGNKRERLSYDKRSDILEEYDIGFTRGPPRYTDTPFDRSNPRDEWEVVESSSSRVYSILEEVDRDRERDRDRDRDSKSRTKKEYDPPSTSTEAQKKFGNAKGISSDQYFGGESSYEQRANLSRFEASSSISSDDYFGDGRSRSSASSYSTGANLSEIKDGMKEGVVQVAGKLSRLANGVMTTIQDRYGS from the exons ATTTGCTTTGACTGTGGTGCAAAAAACCCATCATGGGCAACAGTCACATATGGTGTTTTTCTATGTATTGACTGTTCAGCAGTACACAGGTCATTGGGTGTACATGTTTCTTTTATCAg atcTACTCAACTTGATACCAGCTGGACATGGCCTCAACTACGTGCAATGCAAGTTGGAGGAAATGCCAATGGA ATGGTGTTTTTCCGTCAACACGGTTGTACCACCAACGACACCAATGCTAAATATAACAGTAGAGCTGCCCAGATGTACAAAGAGAAAGTTAAGAAGAATGCCAACGATGCAATGAGGAAATTTGGAACACAG CTTCACATTGATGGAGGAGCATCACATTCTCCTGTAGCAAAAGAAGTTGATTTCTTCAAGGAACACACTGAGATAGAGAATATACCAAGTACAATTCCAGAAGATGATTCACTAAATAATGGTAGTCGTTTTGTATCCTCCACACCAGTAGCAATAAATAATAGTAACGGGCTTAGTGGTGCTGCAAAGCTTACCCCTGACAAAG GTGATGATGTAGACCAGAGGGCACCCAATGTAGAGGCAGCACTCAGTATGTCACCTACCACAGCTGTAGCTAAAGCTGAACCTAGAAAATCAACTATTGGACAACGTAAACCTGCTAGTGCAAAGAAAGGG CTTGGAGCCAAGAAAGGTGTTGGTGCACAGAAAGTAAAGCTGGACTTTGACGCACTTGAATCACAAGCACAGAAAGAAGATCAGAGGAAACAAGAAGCTGCTAAACCTAAGTCTAAGGAAGAAGCTGAGGCTGAAAT GACATCTATGAGATTGGCTTATCAAGATCTGAGTGTCCAACAAAAGAAACAGGAAGAGAAACTGAAGACTACGAATCCTAAGAAAGCCCAGCAAATGGAAAGGTTAGGAATGGGATTTGGTGGCAGAAG TGCAATATCTCACTCAGCATTAAGTGACATGTCAACTATACAACAGGAAAATCCTGGCAACAAACGAGAAAGATTATCATATGACAAACGATCCGATATACTAGAAGAATACGACATTGGCTTCACACGTGGACCCCCTAG GTATACAGACACACCGTTTGATAGGTCTAATCCTAGAGATGAGTGGGAAGTCGTAGAAAGTTCAAGCTCCAGAGTTTACAGTATACTTGAAGAAGTTGACAGAGATAGAGAACGAGACCGAGACCGAGACAGAGATAGCAA aTCCAGGACAAAGAAGGAATATGATCCACCTTCCACATCCACTGAAGCACAAAAGAAATTTGGTAATGCTAAAGGTATATCATCAGACCAGTACTTTGGAGGAGAATCATCG tATGAACAACGAGCCAACTTGTCAAGATTTGAGGCCAGTAGTAGTATATCCAGTGATGACTATTTTGGTGATGGTAGATCACGATCTTCTGCTTCATCATACTCAACGGGAGCTAATTTATCCGAGATTAAAGATGGCATGAAAGAAGGTGTGGTACAAGTGGCTGGAAAACTATCTAGATTAGCTAATGGAGTCATGACAACAATTCAG GATCGCTATGGCAGCTGA